Below is a window of Deltaproteobacteria bacterium DNA.
CTTGCTGGAGCGATAAACAAGGGGTCTGTCTGGATGTTTGAACCGTAAGAATAGTTGTCTACATCTGTGATATAAAGGTCTTCTGATTCAAGTATGCCATTGCCGGGGTTTGAATCTGAGGCCTCAGCAAACACCGCATTGCCTGAAAGGTCGTTGTTATAAAGCCTAACCGAGGCTCCTGTGTCGTTTCCATTTAGATCTGGATTTATATACACATCATCTCCATCAAGTCCACCGAAGTTAGCGGTGTTGCCGTAGATTATGTTGTTGTAGATATCCACTGAGGCGGTATCATCCCACAATGTTATAGCAAGGCCGCCACCATAGTTTGGAGTGGTGTTGTTGGTGATGGTGTTGTTGATTATCCTTACCATAGAATCTACCCCGTTAGTACCGACAGATAATCCACTCCCACCAGTGGTTCCGCTGATTATATTATTTGTTACGGTTATGTCTCCGGTAGAAGAGGAAATAACTACAGCACCGCCTCCATTCACAGTATTTCCAGATACCACATTACCACTCACGGCAATATGACCCGCCAGATCCGTTGACGTCGATGCGGAGAAAGCACCGCCGCTGCCTGCTGATGCACTATTGCGGCTGAATGTGTTGTTGGAGATATAAATGTTCCCAGAGTCACTCGACAGGTAAGCACCGCCGCCACTAAGGCTAGCGGAGGAATTTAGATTGGCATCGAAAAGACTATTGCTAAGTGTTACTGTCCCTGAACCTGATCTAATGAACACACCGGCACCAAAACCACTGCTCGTAATCTTGTTGTTGCTAAATGTACAATTATCTATTGTAATGTCGGCTTCAACTGTTTTTATCCATGAACCACTGCCATTTCCTGAAGAATTAGCCCTTCTAATTGTAAGATCCCTTATCAGGATATTACCACCATTGTCGCCTCCATTGAGATCGGAGTCTGTTCCAATGCTCATGACCTGACCATTGTCGCCGCCGTCAAGGATGGTCTGGTCTCTGCCTGCCCCCTGAATGGTGAGGGTGTGGCCGCCGTCGCCGTCGGGCGTGAAATAAATAAGGGTAGTAGAGATGTCGCATTCACCAGCCGCTACATTTATTGTGTCGTCCTGGTCGTTTGTGGCTGCAGTGGTAAGGGCGTTCTGAAAATCTGTGGCATTGTCCACATTGAATACTGCTGCCAGCAACACTCGATTGCCAAGAGGTGCACAAAAGAGCATCATACCAATGGCAATAATCAGGATCCTCCATGCGCTCATGATAGACTCCCTCTGGAATTTGTGGATGGAAAAAGATAGAGAAAGAATTTTGCTGATCGCTCAATCAGAGTGGTGTGATGTAGCTGGGCGCGCCTCTCTGCCTCGAGTGTGCAGCAATGATTTCCCCTTCCCCGAGAGTTCCCCTGCAAGCCAGTTAACTGCAATCTTTCTTTCTGCCATTGCCCAAGAGCATAAGGCAAGAGGAATTAGTAAGTTGATAGAGCGAGTTATCACATAGCTAATGGCATTGTCAATAGCATTACAGGATTTCAGGCTGAGGTTCGAGGCCAGGCTTGACAGTATCTAGGTGAGGCCAGTACTGTCATTCGAATTCTCCGTGCTGCCAGCGTCAAGTTTGTCTGGAAGAATTGTCCGTCTGGAAGTTCGACTCAGAACGACTGCCAAGACCGCCCATGAGAATGGCGGCCCAGGCTGCCTATTCATGCTATCATTGGCAAAGGGAATTTGGATTCCCAGGAAATCCAGGATAGAAGTTGCCCAGTTCAAATGGGCAAGAAAGCGGAAGAGCAGAGACGGGGGGGATTCTGGCGAGGAGCGGCAGCTCAGCAGGCGTGTCTTGGAGCTGGCATGAATGTTGAACAAACCTCGAACCCGAGAACCTGCCCCTAAATCCTTTAGCATCTTTTGGCAGAAGCAGCTTATGAGCTCTCTATCAACCGCTGGCAAAGATGTCATTCTGCTAGTGGACGACAACACCAGCAACCTGCAGGTGCTGCGGCAGGCCCTTGACAGCAAAGGATACAGACTGCTGGCCGCCAGGAACGGTCAGAGCGCCCTGGCCATTGCCCGCAAGGCCCTGCCTGATCTCATCCTGCTGGATGTCATGATGCCTGAGATGGACGGCTACCAGGTGTGTGCCAAGCTGAAAGAGGACGAAAAGACAGCCAGCATACCAGTAATTTTCATCACCGGCATGGCAGCAGAAGAGGATGAGGCCAGGGGTTTGGCTCTGGGAGCTGTTGATTACATCACCAAGCCTATCAGGCTGGAGCTGGTAAAGGCCCGGGTGCGCAATCAGCTCGAGTTGAAGCGCTATCGCGATCGTCTGGAAGAGCTGGTCAGGAAACGGACCCGGCAGCTGGAGTTGACCCAGGCGGTGTTGATCGAGGGTCTGGCTACCCTGGCCGAGTGCCGGGATCCTGAGACCGGGGGGCATATCAAACGCACCCAGAATTACGTTAAAGCCCTGGCCATGAAACTAAAGGATCACCCCAGGTTTCACCATGCCCTCAGCGATGAGAATATCGAGCTGCTCTATCTGTCTGCGCCCCTGCACGATGTGGGCAAGGTGGGGGTGAGGGATCACATCCTCTTGAAAGAGGGGAGGTTGACCGAGGAAGAATTTGCTGAGATGAAAAAGCACACTTCGATTGGCCGCGACACCTTGCGTTTGATTGAACAGAAGCTAGGCCAGAGCAGCTTCCTGCAATGCGCCCGGGAGATCGCCTACTCTCACCAGGAAAAATGGGACGGCAGCGGCTATCCTCTGGGGTTGCGGGGAGAAGAGATCCCCATTGCCGGACGATTGATGGCCCTGGCCGACGTCTACGACGCCCTGATCAGCAAGAGGGTTTATAAGCCTCCCCTGACCCATGAGCAGGCTGTTGAAATCATAGTAAAGGGCAGGGGCAGCCATTTCGATCCGGATGTGGTGGATGCCTTTCTGGAACTGAAGGACACCTTCCGCAATATTGCTCTGACATACGCCGACTACGATGAGGAGAGGCAAGCCCTCAGAAGCCGGCCGCAAGCTGACCTGCAAGGAGACAGGCAAATCGAGCGCCTCCTTCTGGTTGAAGACAATGCCATCAATCTGGAGGTCATGAAGAGTCAGCTTACTGCCTTGCACTACAAGGTTGATACAGCAGAAGACGGCAGGGAAGCACTGGCAAAGTATTATGAGAACGACTATGACGCCATCCTCACAGACATTGACATGCCTGAGATGGACGGCTACGAGCTGGTAGAAGAGATTCGACGCTCGGCAAAAGACGCCGCCCGCCCCATTCCAATTCTGGCCATCACAGCCAGTGATCTCGATCTGACCGAGGAGAGGGCCAGGGCCCACGGCTTCAGTGGTTACATGTTGAAAC
It encodes the following:
- a CDS encoding response regulator, which translates into the protein MSSLSTAGKDVILLVDDNTSNLQVLRQALDSKGYRLLAARNGQSALAIARKALPDLILLDVMMPEMDGYQVCAKLKEDEKTASIPVIFITGMAAEEDEARGLALGAVDYITKPIRLELVKARVRNQLELKRYRDRLEELVRKRTRQLELTQAVLIEGLATLAECRDPETGGHIKRTQNYVKALAMKLKDHPRFHHALSDENIELLYLSAPLHDVGKVGVRDHILLKEGRLTEEEFAEMKKHTSIGRDTLRLIEQKLGQSSFLQCAREIAYSHQEKWDGSGYPLGLRGEEIPIAGRLMALADVYDALISKRVYKPPLTHEQAVEIIVKGRGSHFDPDVVDAFLELKDTFRNIALTYADYDEERQALRSRPQADLQGDRQIERLLLVEDNAINLEVMKSQLTALHYKVDTAEDGREALAKYYENDYDAILTDIDMPEMDGYELVEEIRRSAKDAARPIPILAITASDLDLTEERARAHGFSGYMLKPLDPDVLQQKLARRHL